aattaaagcaaactgaacggtaagacgaaagaacagataaatatcagccgatgcaagcttaatcaaggcgggataactagtgaataccgtagatcgagacagaagcgatgcgccgtaagtcaaagatccaagatactcgataactggtagatgaaactagacgaaaccacagcgatgcgcccggtggttaaagcctagaacacctggtgacggaacttgcagctcgccggagatcgaggtcgatgcagcccagcttgctagaaggaactcgtcgagaatctacattactcctactcctagggcaatggcgtgaagccgaaaggtaaaggtaaatatgttgtattattgatcgtgtgatgattctttacaatggccacgtccatttatatttatagggcggacgttacataattggcatctaaccacgcacaaggcaagtcacgtacataatcttttctaataaaaaactctatctctaactaacccaactctatctctaaaatattttattctatgaaacaacctcccgtacatgcacagatcggccgtatgcataattattctggaagcctcccacgcatggcatgcaaagtgcaccagaatccatgttgtatattctaatcatttttatccatacgtgctggcctttcctttatatcatccttgcctctccttgccgatcaatccaatgaagccgatttggactccgtgcccatatacacgcatgctagcttcttattgttgtacgtgactccaattatcttgtactccgaatttataggattggtcaaaatccggtgtcaacacaggccccccagtttcggagtatgaatgcttcatgttccgaaactaattatagaagtctgatacttgtcttcagagctaatgacgtctgattgcaatatccaaagccacgttgactcctcttcaaatataaagaacaccatcggcaTTGCCGGTAGTAGAAACAAATGATcagtctgttgacaccaaaacttggtgcagtaaccagcaagtttttgttgtcaacacaggccccccagtttcgaagtatgaatatttcatgcttcaaaattaatatccaatatattttataagcagccgatactattttgCTTGATCCAATCAGCTGAAttttttattggccaagcaatcagccgatgcttatcgccaagcaatcaatcggccgaagcaatcagccaatgctttttgccaagcagttaatcggccgatgcattttttttaattagccgAGACAACTTTCAGCCTATCCAATTTTCAATCCGCTGATGCAATTTTTTCAATTAGCCGATACCccttatatatattttttttaatcggctgatacaacttttgatcggccaatcggccaatttttttttatcaataaggaGACGCACGAATGGCCGATGCCCCTCTCTTTTGTCAACGCACCAACGTGgccgatgcttttttttttctaatcaatcggccgatgcttcTCTTatgtctttctttcttttttgttcttttgccCTGTTTTCACTCGTTCCTTTGCCCATCGgccgaccgcctcctccttttttttttaattccaactgGGCGATACTTTTTGTTTTAACTAACCCGCCGATGCTTCCCTGCACTTTTTTGGAAATCTGATAAGACCGGTTTGCCCAGACCTGTCAATTTTGctcgtcaacacatgcccccctgtGTGTGTGCGTGCCAAAAAAATAATCTTAAGGAACCAAAATTACCTATAAGGACGATGATGAATGCTGCATCAGCTATATGTTGCTTCTAAGGATGATAAAATATTATCAACCATGAAACTTGCTTTTAATTCAAGGAATAACTTGCTTTGGCTTCCATACCTGCTTAGTAGTTGCTGACCTtgccgacatcatgttgttctaCCGATCTTTGGTTCCATAGTCGTTGTAATCTTctcttttgaatacaagacaaGCATGAGGGACACGTTTTTTATAATCTCAGCTGTAGGTACTTTGAATCTTTTTCTCACATCCTTCATTATCAGTAGAAGCACTTCTCACCAGATCATTATTAGCAACAATCGATCTTTGCAATGAATTGTGAATATGTGATAGGATATTGAATGGTATATGGTTGCATATGCATACTACTGTAATCCAAAGGTGAATAATAGTAAGGATGTGACCAAGACCATGGTGTAGCTAGTCCAAAATATGAATAAGGTGTAGCGACTTAATTAACTCGAGGTTCACAAAAGTATGGTTGTTTTTTAGGTTCCAGTGAAGATTTCAATTTCTTACTTTCATTTGGCCGACTCCCTTGTTTCTTGTTAAGCTCAGCCTCACTTTTCTCCCCAAAGTGAATTTAGCTTCAGTGCCCCTGGACGGACTGGTCAGACTAGTTTTGAAACAGGTCAGGCTGGTTTTAACAAAGCCGGGGTTCCTGCTTTTGTCTTgccccccgagcattgaagtcTTCAATATACTTCAATGGGTCTTCTGCATAGAGCAAATCAATCTAACTGTCCTAGGTGCAGATCTTCCTGAAGTCATAACTCtttcatccgaactccaaatcagaTATTATACATATGTATTTTGATCGTCTCATCAAGGGCTACATAAttgtgaagtccaatttgcattgTAAGGAATTTACCCaaatcggtctgaccggtttagGCAACCGGGTCAGACCGGTGTGCCCAAACCTATCAATTTTGGTAGTCAACACTACTCATCCCTCAGTTTTTTAATGTACAATATTTAGGACAAATTATTTAGCTTGTTCTAAATGTTACACAttaaaaaatggagggagtattaataTATTAAAAAATGGAGGTAGTATCTTCTAATAATGACGGTTAAGAGAACCTGATCATTGTAGGAAATGAACTAGCTAGGGATTGGATGGTTCCCATTTTATTGACGATGTGGACTCATGAAAAGTTTCCGTTGGCGAGATTAAATGATAGAGGGATGTTGTATATGTTTCAGATATATACCATTGGTCTATATGTGTTCACAGAATTTTTGTCTCCTGGACAATTTCATGTGGAGAAGTACTTTCAGGTATATGTGAATTATCTACCTCAGAAGAAGTTGATCATTCAAATTACAAGGAGATTGTGGAAGGACGATTTCATCTGTATCACAGGCAAGTCTAAAAGATGACGCTCAGCCCATCACCTCCGCCGGTAAGATACTGAGAGTGGTTTCCATACATGGTTGTGTGTTGAACATAAAAGCTTAATCAAAATAAGCTCTTTTTTCTTTACTATGATATAGTATGGAGCGGCGGACACCAGGACGTGGTCAGATTACGCGATCCTAGACATGCAACTCGCGCAATACTTCAAGAAATCAGCCTCGGGGATCATCCTGCCGATGCTCTTCGGCTTCTTGCCGCTTACATTGTGCAACAGCACGAAGGCGGCCATTGCGTTCAGCGTGTTCGCAGTGTTCTCCGTAGTGTTTACCATCGTGCCCTTGCTGTTCGCGGGCAAGATGCAACTGCAACATGGTGACACCCcaaacgacgacgacgccgaggtGGACTCCTCCGACAGACGGCGGGTCAAACTGCTCTGCTTCGCGGCGTACGCCTCCAACGTCTCCCTCATGGGCACCGCCGTCTGCCTCGCGACTGTCATCAACAAGTGGTATTGGGCGCTCGCGATCCCCTTGCTTCTCGTCGTCGTCTTGCTGTTCGGCATCTTCTTCGACTGCGGCCTCCGGAACGACTTCGTCTGGGGTGCCATGCAGTACGACGAACACAGGCACGACCTCAAGTTCTTCTTCGACCTCTCATCCGAGGTCACACAGACCGCGTTCGCCGGCCTGTCGGGCAGCCTGCTGGGGAACCTGAAGAAGGCGCGATGCCTGCAGAACAGCTCCGGCACGGCCGAGGGGTTCACGCTGTACGCCCTCCTCGTGGGACTGTTCCTGATGCTGGTCTGCACGATCCCGCCGGCGCTCGACTTGCGCAGCATGCGGGACAAAGCTGTGGCCGTGTTCCTCAAGTGGACGGCCTACCTCGCGCTGGCGCTCCTTACCCTCGCCGGGCTCTTCGCCGCGGCCACAGTGGTGCGGACGTTCGTCGTGTTTGCAGTGGTCCTCATCGGCGCCATGGGCGCCTTCTGGTTCTACAAGGTGTACCGCAGCAAGCCACCATCCGAGACCGTGGCCGTGCATCCCCGTTGCCGGCCGGACGCCGAGGCTCGCCACGCCGCGGGGGAGCGGTCGCTCATGTGGCTGGGGATCCACACGCTAATGTTCGGCACgctgatggcgtcctactctgTGTTCCTCACCGGCCAACACTTCAGCGACCTCTACAAGGCAGGCGTGTTCTTCGTCTTCGCTGTGCTCCTGACAAATTTCTGTCGTATGGTCCTCGTGCGCGAGGTACAGGACAAGGAGAACGAGGCCTCAGTCGTGCTCATCACGGGATTCGCCATCATCTTCCTCGTTCTCCTCGCCGTGCTTCTGCTGATCCTCCTCGCGATGTTGCAGCCTAATGAGCTCAGGAGCACCTTCATATAGTGGCTTAGGCCACGTCGATCACCAGCCGAGCCGTCGTGGAAGTATCAGATCAAGCAATTCGACTGCCTACAAGAATCTAATTGTTCAATTTGCCTGCCGTGATGTTGGTGTATCATACAAGAATGATCCACATGTACTTGATTGACTTACTTTTTTCTTGCTTTCCACTTTGGCGCTGGGACAAGTCCCAGTTTTAACTGTGTAAAATACCAACTTTTCTTTTTAAGGAGATCTTTATTACTAAACATCAATGTGGTTAGATACTACTAAGAGTGGATGTTTTAAATAGCGGGTCTTAGCAGAAAGACTCTAAAACAGCTAATAGCAGAGTTAAATGAGGTATAATAGGCTATAGCGGCTAAATTATACATGATATCAAATAGCGGTATCCTGTTTCAAATAGCTATAGCGGAAAATGAGGTATAATAGGCTATAGCGGCTAAATTATACATGATATCAAATAGCGGTATCCTGTTTCAAATAGCTATAGCGGACCACAGCGGCAGCTATAGCAGGAGATTTAAAACCTTGCTAAGAATCTTAAATATATTCCAAAATATTGACAAATTAAGACATGTACAACTTTGACTCGACCTAAATGCTAACTGCGCAAGGAACCTTACTGTTGCTCCATTTGTATTTTGATTCGAGGATCAT
The genomic region above belongs to Setaria italica strain Yugu1 chromosome VI, Setaria_italica_v2.0, whole genome shotgun sequence and contains:
- the LOC111257747 gene encoding uncharacterized protein LOC111257747; translated protein: MTLSPSPPPYGAADTRTWSDYAILDMQLAQYFKKSASGIILPMLFGFLPLTLCNSTKAAIAFSVFAVFSVVFTIVPLLFAGKMQLQHGDTPNDDDAEVDSSDRRRVKLLCFAAYASNVSLMGTAVCLATVINKWYWALAIPLLLVVVLLFGIFFDCGLRNDFVWGAMQYDEHRHDLKFFFDLSSEVTQTAFAGLSGSLLGNLKKARCLQNSSGTAEGFTLYALLVGLFLMLVCTIPPALDLRSMRDKAVAVFLKWTAYLALALLTLAGLFAAATVVRTFVVFAVVLIGAMGAFWFYKVYRSKPPSETVAVHPRCRPDAEARHAAGERSLMWLGIHTLMFGTLMASYSVFLTGQHFSDLYKAGVFFVFAVLLTNFCRMVLVREVQDKENEASVVLITGFAIIFLVLLAVLLLILLAMLQPNELRSTFI